In Motacilla alba alba isolate MOTALB_02 chromosome 2, Motacilla_alba_V1.0_pri, whole genome shotgun sequence, the DNA window GTGAGAAGCTGGGAGTGGGACTGGGGGGCGCTGGGCGGACATGGGACCGTGGGATTGGGGTTCTGGAGGGTGATAAATAAGGGAGAGAATAGAAAGTTTCAGTTCTCTTGGAGGTGCTGGATAGGGCTTAAAGATGAACTGGcaaaaaaaacacagaaggatGTGAAAGTGTGGACGCAGCGGGGCGAATGTGGCTGGAACCCGtggaggaacagaaaaaggGAACTGCAGTGAGGGTCTTTTGGCAAGTTCTGGATCACAGAAGGAGCAGCGCCTGGCCAAAATGAAAGTTTGAGGCGAGGTCATCTGGGATATTGGGGCACCCAGTGAAAACAAGACTGAGAAACCTCGTATTTCGGACTCTTCAGGACCAAAAAAGGATTTCCAGAAAGAGGCGGAGCCATGCAACTTATTTATAGGAAAAGTGAAGTTTCTCCACTTGGTAAGGGACACATTGCAATGAATATTTATAATTGGGGGGGATAAATACCCCATGGCAAAGTtccctgtgagctgcaggaccaggagAGATCCGCTGTGAGTCTGAGCTGATAAAGAATTCCGTCTTTCTGATACCTCCAGTTCCATCAGGGAGTTCACCCCGGCTGATTTCGGTATCGAGGCTGGGGGGACGCCTGGGGACACTTGTGGGGGAAACAGGACTGAGGGATTTGGATTGTGGATGTGGGGGGAAACTGGGGGAGTCACAATCCTGGGATTGGGGTGATGGGATGCTCCGAGGGAAAATAAGGGGGGGCACGGGATGGTGAGAGTGGGATTGGGGTCAtgggggggctgggggacactgtgggagcagggggtgATGCTCAGATTTGCGTTGAGGTCCTGGGGGGACACAGAAGAAATTGGGGACTAGGAGTGGGATTGGGGTCTGGGAACTGGCCGAGGGGGACACTGGGGGTCTCAGGGAGTGACTGCAGGATTTGGGTCGGGGTCCTGGGGGGTCTGAGGGGACTTGTAGCCATGGGAGTAGGATTGGGCTTCTGGAGGGGCCATGGTGCTGCGGGATTGgggtccctggggctgggggacatTGGGGAGGCATAAGTAaccccaggatttgggatcagggaCCCCAGCCATGCCCAGAGGTCAGCTGGCCAGGAGTGCCTCCCTTCCCCCTGGGCTGACCCCACTCCCCTCCCCAGTCCCTCACTGATGACCCCTCCCTGTGTCTCCTCtgtgtcccccagtgtcccacCCTGGTCCCTGTGGCCTCTCCCTGCCATGGCCCCCCTGGCTCagaccctggcactgctggcaatGGCCGTGGCCACCACAGCCGCCGAGGCGGTGACGCTGGACATGGCCCAGGACTCCTTTGATGACCAGTACCGGGACTGTGGCCCTGCCATGAAGGCGGCATTGCCGACCCTCAATATCTCTGAGTTCCAGCAGAACAAGAAGTTTGCCGAGGTTTGGGTAAAGGCTGCAGCCGAGTGGCAGAGGCGGAggccccctgtgtcccctctgtcccccgACCAGGCCACTGCCCTCATGGCCTACACGATGGATGACCTCTACAAGGAGTTCAACGAGGCCGTGCGTGCAGCCGGGTGCTCCCGCCAGGAATACCGGGACAACTTCCACTTCAAAACgctgcatttcctgctgacCCAGGCAGTGGGGAGGCTGAAGAACACTCGGGGATCAGAGTGTCACTTTGTGTACCGGGGTGTGCATGGGGTCCGGTTCAAGGCAGAGCGCGGTGACATCGTCCGGTTCGGTCAATTCACGTCAGCGTCACAGAGTGCAACAGCTGCCAAACAATTCGGGACAGACGCGTTGTTCCTTGTGGAGACTTGCCAAGGCGCCGAAATCCGGAATTTCTCCTACTATCCTCACGAGAAGGAGGTGCTGATCCCACCCTTTGAGACCTTTGAGGTCGTCAATGTCAGCCAGGAAGGAGACAAGGCGAGGATCCAGCTCCACTCCCGCGGGACCTTCAGCAAATACAACTGCGAGTGGCTGCAAGGTGATGCTgcaggggacagcctggggcgATGGGGACACCCACTGTGGCCGTGGGGACACCAA includes these proteins:
- the LOC119698198 gene encoding erythroblast NAD(P)(+)--arginine ADP-ribosyltransferase-like isoform X1, producing MAKFPVSCRTRRDPLVPPWSLWPLPAMAPLAQTLALLAMAVATTAAEAVTLDMAQDSFDDQYRDCGPAMKAALPTLNISEFQQNKKFAEVWVKAAAEWQRRRPPVSPLSPDQATALMAYTMDDLYKEFNEAVRAAGCSRQEYRDNFHFKTLHFLLTQAVGRLKNTRGSECHFVYRGVHGVRFKAERGDIVRFGQFTSASQSATAAKQFGTDALFLVETCQGAEIRNFSYYPHEKEVLIPPFETFEVVNVSQEGDKARIQLHSRGTFSKYNCEWLQGDPQVGASPGLPSTSEDSSWPPQPWQWPLGASETRDHQGH
- the LOC119698198 gene encoding NAD(P)(+)--arginine ADP-ribosyltransferase 2-like isoform X2, producing MAKFPVSCRTRRDPLVPPWSLWPLPAMAPLAQTLALLAMAVATTAAEAVTLDMAQDSFDDQYRDCGPAMKAALPTLNISEFQQNKKFAEVWVKAAAEWQRRRPPVSPLSPDQATALMAYTMDDLYKEFNEAVRAAGCSRQEYRDNFHFKTLHFLLTQAVGRLKNTRGSECHFVYRGVHGVRFKAERGDIVRFGQFTSASQSATAAKQFGTDALFLVETCQGAEIRNFSYYPHEKEVLIPPFETFEVVNVSQEGDKARIQLHSRGTFSKYNCEWLQGGSIPRASFHLGGLLLATTALAVATGSL
- the LOC119698198 gene encoding NAD(P)(+)--arginine ADP-ribosyltransferase 2-like isoform X3, which codes for MAPLAQTLALLAMAVATTAAEAVTLDMAQDSFDDQYRDCGPAMKAALPTLNISEFQQNKKFAEVWVKAAAEWQRRRPPVSPLSPDQATALMAYTMDDLYKEFNEAVRAAGCSRQEYRDNFHFKTLHFLLTQAVGRLKNTRGSECHFVYRGVHGVRFKAERGDIVRFGQFTSASQSATAAKQFGTDALFLVETCQGAEIRNFSYYPHEKEVLIPPFETFEVVNVSQEGDKARIQLHSRGTFSKYNCEWLQGDPQVGASPGLPSTSEDSSWPPQPWQWPLGASETRDHQGH